In Mercurialis annua linkage group LG5, ddMerAnnu1.2, whole genome shotgun sequence, a single genomic region encodes these proteins:
- the LOC126681425 gene encoding thionin-like protein 2 translates to MERKNLSVVLMIVVIGMLAGQSNAWFKDFKNCMKTCLIDCAIPPWEHTCPTKCLAKCIIHPLEKYTQSPHQFCTFGCATSKCSNLISKDDSHLDEVEGCVDECSQTCVINYNPEN, encoded by the exons aTGGAGAGAAAAAATTTGTCTGTTGTTTTGATGATTGTGGTGATTGGGATGCTTGCTGGGCAGTCCAATGCTTGGTTTAAGGATTTTAAGAATTGCATGAAAACATGTTTAATTGATTGTGCTATTCCTCCATGGGAACATACTTGCCCAACTAAATGTCTAGCTAAGTGTATTATTCATCCTCTTGAAAAATACACTCAATCACCTCACCAATTTTGTACTTTTGGCTGTGCTACTTCCAAGTGCTCCAACCTCATCTCTAAAGACGATTCTC atTTGGATGAAGTGGAAGGCTGTGTGGATGAATGTTCACAAACATGTGTGATCAATTACAATCCTGAAAACTAA
- the LOC126681426 gene encoding thionin-like protein 2 — MLLCVVISGMLVEQSNGFKLFRHGFKKCMKKCLFLCVLPPWTPACPGLCFGKCIINPAAIGPQSTHQFCTAGCATSECSGLISADNYHLDEVEGCVGGCSQSCVTGSN; from the exons ATGTTGTTATGTGTGGTGATTAGTGGGATGCTTGTTGAGCAATCCAACGGCTTTAAATTATTTCGCCATGGTTTCAAGAAATGCATGAAGAAATGTTTATTCTTATGTGTCCTTCCGCCATGGACACCGGCCTGCCCCGGTTTATGCTTTGGAAAGTGCATCATTAACCCAGCTGCAATCGGCCCGCAAAGCACCCACCAGTTTTGCACCGCTGGCTGCGCCACCTCCGAGTGCTCCGGTCTCATCTCTGCAGACAATTATC ATTTGGATGAAGTTGAAGGATGTGTGGGTGGCTGTTCACAATCATGTGTGACTGGTTCTAATTGA